A segment of the Malaclemys terrapin pileata isolate rMalTer1 chromosome 1, rMalTer1.hap1, whole genome shotgun sequence genome:
GTCAGACTTGCAAAAGATGCCACAAGAAGACAACCTGTTAAGCTCCAACGGCACAGGTGCTGATCCATCAGTGTTCTTCCTGACAGGCATCCCGGGGCTGGAAGCACTGCacctctggatctccatccccttctcctcAGTGTTCATCGTGACCCTTCTAGGAAACACCACCCTCTTGTATGTTATCAAGACAGAGCCCTCCCTACACAAGCCCATGTTCTATTTCCTTGCCATGCTGGCCGCCATCAACCTTGTTTTATCCGCAACCACCATACCGAAAatactgagcatcttctggtttaaTTCCAGGGAGATCAGCTTTAACGGCTGCCTGGTGCAGATGTTTTTCATTCACTCGTTGTCCATCCTGGAATCTGCTGTGCTGCTGGCCATGGCCTTTGACAGGTACGTGGCCATCTGCAACCCCCTGAGGTACGCCACCATCCTGACCAATTCAGTGATAGCAAAGATAGGGCTGGCGGCTTTGGCCCGGGCTGTTCTGCTaatgctccctctgcccttcctcctCAGGAGGCTGCCCTACTGCCGGTCCCACGTCATCTCCCATAGCTGCTGTGAGCACATGGCCGTGTTGGAGCTGGCTTGTGCCAACACCAGGTTCAATAACATCTATGGGATCATCGTAGCTCTCTTCATCGTGGGTCTGGATCTGATGTTCATCTCCCTATCGTATGTCAAGATCCTGAGGACTGTTTTAAGCCTGGCAT
Coding sequences within it:
- the LOC128832193 gene encoding olfactory receptor 52K1-like, translating into MPQEDNLLSSNGTGADPSVFFLTGIPGLEALHLWISIPFSSVFIVTLLGNTTLLYVIKTEPSLHKPMFYFLAMLAAINLVLSATTIPKILSIFWFNSREISFNGCLVQMFFIHSLSILESAVLLAMAFDRYVAICNPLRYATILTNSVIAKIGLAALARAVLLMLPLPFLLRRLPYCRSHVISHSCCEHMAVLELACANTRFNNIYGIIVALFIVGLDLMFISLSYVKILRTVLSLASKEEQLKAFGTCVAHLCAILVVYTPGVLSSTIYRFGQGVAPHVHILLANFYILFPPMMNPIVYGVKTKQIRDRVRLLFRGKSF